Genomic DNA from Prochlorococcus marinus CUG1416:
ATTTAAAGAATTCAAACACTTTTCTGATATATAAACACCTTTCCAAGGACGAAATCTAAACCTCGCTATAAATTGTTTTGAAGGAATTAATAAACTTCCAAATAGATTTATTTTTTCATATTTTGCCAATTTTTTAAGATAAATCAGTTCATTCTGAAGTACTTTAATATCTGTACCATATTGAAACCAAATTGAATTTATTAATCCCGAAGAAATTTTCCTCTCGAATCTTTCTCTTTCTGAAGACACATTATAATATTTCTTCAAGTATGGATTATAAGCTATACCTAATTTAACTTTTAAATTCTTTTCTTTTTTTATATTACTTAAAACATTAATTGAATCAAAGTTTTTTTTCTTACTAGAGCCTGAAACAAGAAGAATTTCATAATTTCTATTTGAATTAGAATTTTTTAAAAAATCTAAAAAATCATCATATGATTTTTCTTTGTTTTTAGAATATTGATGATAAAGACTATAGTGATAAGTTACATTAAATTCTTTAAAGTTCTTAGATATATATTTGATAGTTGAATTAAATAATGCTTTCTTAATAGGTCCCTTACAAGGAATATTAATATTTTTTATTTTATTAAATTTGCAGAAATTAAGTTTATTTTCTAGCTGAGAAATATTTTTAAATGACAATTCAAACCTTAAATTATCAATCATAAATTAATACATAAAATTTATACTTAAATATTCTAACGGAAACATGCATCTGCTATCATTCTTATTTTTGAGGGCATATTTTTATCTTTACTCTTAATTAAATAACTGGGAGAAACCTCTAATACTGCTTTTAGCGAGATTTTATCTTCTTTTGATTTTGCGATAATATCATTAAAACATTTCCAGTTCTTTGAAATTACTATCCCAGGCCAGGATAAATAAAGACCTGCAAATATCCCAGAAAATAGAAAGATTAAAGATCGCATATTTAAAATATTTAATATGCTTAAATAATATTTATAAAAAACAAAGTTACAAGTTTAAAAGGAAAAAGTTAATTAATTTCTTCTTGTTTTAGCAAATCATCTAACTATAAAAGATTTTGATGAACTTGAGAGGTTAGAATATCAAAAATGTATTTTTTAAGAATATGGCAAGTCAAGATTATCTAATTGCAATAGCATTAATAGAGCAAAACCTTGTTAGAGCAATGCCTCTTGGAGGGAAAGAAATTAAAGAGAATTTAGATGAACCAGAAAATTTCAAGAAACTTGGAGAAGAGGTTATTTTAAATCTTCTACTTAGAGTTTTTCAAAGGAGTGATGAAGGTGCATTAAAAAGATCCTCTGAAGATAAAGGGTTAATATTGGTTCATATGCATCCTAAAAGGATGCAGAAAGAACTTCCATTTATTAAATCTGAATGGATAAGAGATGGGGATACACAACAATTCTTAAAATACCTTGGCAATCTTTCCAAAGAGATATGGACTGCATCATTTGTAAAGTACAAAGGGATTGAATTTACTTCCATCTCAAAAAATGAAGAAATCTAAAACATATTTATAAATATTTTTTTAAAGGATTTCTTTCTTTAAATTATTATTTTCCTTAGAGACTCTAAAACATTTCTTACCATTACCAAAATCTATTGAAGAATATTCAAAATTATTTTTGATATGCAACGCACAATTGCCTTCAATACAAATACAAGATTTAATAATTTCTCTTTTAATAACATCATTAACGTAAGGTTCCCTCTCTTTTTCTTCATCGAAATGAGGACAAGCAATATCATTAATTATTCCAAGACAATTTATTATGTTCAATTCATTAGCAAAAGAATCCGATATACCTTTATCAAACCAACAAATAGCTCCAGCACTTACACCACTCATTACAATTCCTTTTTCATAAGCAATTTGTAAAATATTATGTAAATTCCATTCTTTCCATACTGCCAACATACTTTTTGTATTACCACCGCCAACATAAATTATATCTTGACTTAAAACTATCTCCTCTAAGTTTTCTGTTCTTGAGAAAAAATCAATATGGCTTGTTATGCAACCTAATTTAGAAAATGCTCTATAAAAATTTAATTTATACAAGCTACTGTCTCCAGATGCTGTGGGTATGAAGCAAATTTTTGGTCTTTTTTTACTAATTAATGAAATTATATATTTTTCAATTTCAAGAGAGCCTAAAGAACGTCCAAACCCTCCTCCCCCTATTGCGACTATATTTTTACTATGCATATTAAATAATAGATTTGTTTATGAATTTAAGACAAATTACCATTAAAGATCAACTTGAATTAAAGAAGGTTTATTTTGATTCAATTCAATCATTAAATGAAGAAATATATAGCAAAGAGCAAAAAAGAGCTTGGTCTAGCCAAGCTTGGGATAATCCAAATTTTGAAAAGTCAATAACTCAGGGCAAAGGATGGCTTTTAAGTGATAAAGGAATAATTCTTGCTTTTGCTACAAGGTATCCAAAAAATAGAATTGCTTTATTTTATTGTAAAGGTAAATCCCAGAGAAAAGGTTTTGGTTCTAAGTTACTTCATAAATTAGAAGATGAAGCCAAGAAAGAAGGTTTAGATTCTCTTTTAACTGAAGCAAGCTTGATAAGTTATGAATT
This window encodes:
- a CDS encoding peptidase E, which codes for MHSKNIVAIGGGGFGRSLGSLEIEKYIISLISKKRPKICFIPTASGDSSLYKLNFYRAFSKLGCITSHIDFFSRTENLEEIVLSQDIIYVGGGNTKSMLAVWKEWNLHNILQIAYEKGIVMSGVSAGAICWFDKGISDSFANELNIINCLGIINDIACPHFDEEKEREPYVNDVIKREIIKSCICIEGNCALHIKNNFEYSSIDFGNGKKCFRVSKENNNLKKEIL
- a CDS encoding GNAT family N-acetyltransferase, translating into MNLRQITIKDQLELKKVYFDSIQSLNEEIYSKEQKRAWSSQAWDNPNFEKSITQGKGWLLSDKGIILAFATRYPKNRIALFYCKGKSQRKGFGSKLLHKLEDEAKKEGLDSLLTEASLISYELFIKNEWKIIRKEKVTINNIVFERYKMIKIIKIN